One segment of Carya illinoinensis cultivar Pawnee chromosome 13, C.illinoinensisPawnee_v1, whole genome shotgun sequence DNA contains the following:
- the LOC122293021 gene encoding uncharacterized protein LOC122293021 has protein sequence MRCNKHTSDLSCTVGVCASCLRDRLIALIAAQSQAQAQAQAQHHQLSRSQSRAAAVPDDPRKSDPNLPPPPLVFPRSVSPYVSRRKSDDSTWQHQHPDSQDRRFYSTPQVGPTYAATTFANVGSYRKKNGRFSLFSKLFRSRSEKLEPDPRVLSRHPCEPSSSTSSSTPSWFTTIFSGNRKKQSRLFFLDESVANVDKNNFRRADRGMSPARTADSDEDYDRSASASGYCSESWRSPAFAMRRNRQGQGRNVSGIAFCLSPLVRASPGRHWNQKCMPPDAAVSGEMRTAGKPYLTTAASFCKNRSRKLADFGRVGHNR, from the coding sequence ATGAGGTGTAACAAGCATACCTCCGACCTTAGCTGCACCGTCGGCGTCTGTGCCTCCTGTCTACGCGACCGACTCATCGCCCTCATCGCCGCCCAGTCTCAGGCTCAGGCTCAGGCCCAAGCCCAACACCACCAGCTCTCCAGGTCCCAATCGCGCGCCGCCGCTGTCCCTGACGATCCCCGGAAATCTGACCCCAATTTGCCTCCACCTCCACTGGTCTTCCCTCGCTCTGTCTCCCCATACGTCTCTCGCCGTAAATCGGATGATTCCACGTGGCAACACCAGCACCCCGACAGCCAGGATCGTCGCTTCTATAGCACTCCCCAGGTGGGTCCCACGTACGCTGCCACCACCTTCGCTAACGTCGGTTCTTATAGGAAGAAGAACGGCAGGTTCTCGCTCTTCTCGAAGTTGTTTAGGTCTAGATCCGAGAAATTGGAACCGGATCCTAGGGTTTTGTCTCGGCATCCGTGCGAGCCCTCGTCGTCCACGTCCTCTTCTACTCCCTCTTGGTTTACCACGATCTTCTCCGGCAACCGTAAAAAGCAATCGCGACTGTTCTTCCTCGACGAATCCGTCGCCAACGTAGACAAAAACAATTTTCGGAGAGCCGATCGGGGAATGTCTCCTGCGAGAACGGCGGATTCTGACGAGGATTACGATCGATCAGCTTCCGCTAGCGGGTACTGCTCAGAGTCTTGGAGATCGCCGGCGTTTGCCATGCGGCGGAATCGGCAGGGACAAGGCCGGAACGTGTCCGGGATAGCTTTTTGCCTGAGCCCACTGGTGAGGGCGAGCCCCGGCCGGCACTGGAACCAGAAGTGCATGCCGCCGGATGCTGCGGTCTCCGGAGAGATGAGGACTGCGGGGAAGCCGTATCTCACCACGGCCGCTTCATTTTGCAAGAACCGGTCGAGGAAGCTTGCGGATTTCGGAAGAGTCGGCCACAACCGTTGA